The following proteins are co-located in the Gloeocapsa sp. PCC 7428 genome:
- a CDS encoding alpha/beta fold hydrolase: MLQFQPPGFGQGVVQTSLGLMVYYTPVDTIWASTAFRQDETTPSLVFLHNFGGGASAYEWSKVYPAFANDYRVLAPDLIGWGQSTHPVRSYQIDDYLTTIAEFMQKTCPERAIAVASSLTAALVIRLAVQQPNLFQSLVLVCPSGFDDFGQGAGRRLPLQLIGTPLLNDLIYTVGAQNEIAVRNFLQQFLFAKPDRVTEEMVAAYLTSAQQPNAKYAALAFLQGELYFDLARYIPQLNVPTVILWGEAAQFTSLDLGRRLAQLNPQAIREFQAIASTGVLPHLETPEIVIGLLQLYLRTLAA; this comes from the coding sequence ATGCTACAGTTTCAACCTCCAGGCTTTGGTCAAGGAGTTGTACAAACATCATTGGGGTTAATGGTCTACTACACTCCTGTTGATACGATATGGGCATCTACTGCATTCCGGCAAGATGAAACGACACCATCTTTAGTGTTTTTACATAACTTTGGTGGCGGGGCTTCTGCTTATGAGTGGTCTAAAGTATACCCTGCGTTTGCGAATGACTATCGAGTTTTAGCACCCGATTTAATCGGTTGGGGTCAATCGACGCATCCTGTGCGGAGTTATCAAATCGATGACTATCTGACAACGATCGCCGAATTTATGCAAAAAACTTGCCCTGAGCGGGCGATCGCTGTTGCCTCTTCGTTAACCGCAGCATTGGTGATTCGCCTTGCGGTTCAACAACCGAATTTATTTCAATCGCTGGTTCTTGTTTGCCCTTCTGGGTTTGACGATTTTGGACAAGGCGCAGGACGTCGATTACCACTACAACTGATTGGTACACCGCTCTTAAACGATTTAATTTACACTGTCGGCGCACAAAATGAAATTGCCGTCCGCAACTTTTTGCAGCAATTTCTCTTTGCCAAACCCGACCGCGTGACGGAAGAAATGGTAGCCGCTTACTTAACGTCGGCACAACAACCTAATGCCAAATACGCCGCGCTTGCCTTTTTACAAGGAGAGCTTTACTTTGATTTAGCACGGTATATCCCACAGCTAAACGTGCCCACTGTCATCCTTTGGGGAGAAGCTGCACAATTTACATCGCTCGATCTCGGAAGACGACTTGCGCAATTAAACCCGCAGGCGATTCGTGAATTTCAAGCGATCGCATCCACAGGTGTCTTACCGCATTTGGAAACACCTGAAATTGTCATTGGTCTGTTACAACTCTATCTTCGGACACTCGCTGCCTAA
- a CDS encoding cation:proton antiporter yields MSFLHVLAVEPASEVLTKEPIVPFVILLIVILVVPIIFERLRLPGLVGLLLAGVLLGPNVLNLFQTEQPTIRLLSNIGLVYLMFVAGLEVDMEQFRQTRNKSLGFGTFTFLVPLIVGTLVGRIFGFGWNASILIGSLFASHTLLAYPIISRLGVINNEAVTVTIGATIFTDIGALLVLAVCVAIHAGEFTALSLITLLGSLFLYSAAVLIGFDWAGKEFFRRSGDEEGKQFLFVLLAVFLAAVGAQLIGVEKIVGAFLAGLAVNDVVGEGPVKEKVVFVGSVLFIPIFFVDLGLLINIPAFVASISNIWLTLAIVIGLISSKFIAAFLAKLMYRYNWLETLTMWSLSVPQVGATLAATLVGYRAGLLNEGMLNSVIVLMLVTATLGPLLTSRVAVGLMTSTVSVTPDAAKPLYLDTTDTEKPLTVVVPVYNPDTEQYLIEMAALIARQAQGRLVPLAIATGPAHMDAPQLESAMAKADALLDKATALSHDLGVTAESVLRIDDAIALGITRASREQNANLIVMGWGKRTGFRARLFGNVIDSVLWASHCPVAVTRLLESPTKIQRILVPVQNFTPEALRPLRFALLLATAIGAQVTLLNVCDRRIKPSSIAWNKSNIELLLSKLALPQAPVVEVVPHENVAQAITTAAKNYDLVVLRSIQRRTSAGGLAISDLTSQLVAQLSGSIVLLGEPQKSNAAVIREQFLQRSNRTKLER; encoded by the coding sequence ATGTCATTCCTTCACGTCCTTGCAGTGGAACCGGCTTCCGAAGTTCTCACAAAAGAGCCAATCGTTCCTTTTGTGATTTTACTAATAGTCATTCTTGTCGTACCAATTATCTTTGAACGGCTGCGGCTACCAGGTTTGGTTGGGTTGCTGCTTGCGGGAGTTTTACTTGGACCTAATGTTTTAAACTTATTTCAAACTGAACAGCCAACAATTAGGTTACTATCTAATATTGGTTTAGTTTACCTCATGTTTGTCGCTGGACTGGAAGTTGACATGGAGCAGTTCCGGCAAACACGCAATAAATCATTAGGGTTTGGGACTTTTACATTTTTAGTACCGCTGATTGTTGGAACACTCGTTGGGCGAATTTTTGGCTTTGGCTGGAACGCATCAATTTTAATTGGTTCGCTATTTGCTTCGCATACGCTGCTGGCGTATCCAATTATTAGCCGCTTGGGAGTCATTAACAACGAAGCAGTTACGGTTACTATTGGTGCCACAATTTTTACAGATATCGGCGCACTTTTAGTATTAGCTGTTTGCGTAGCGATCCATGCTGGAGAGTTTACTGCACTGAGTTTGATTACTTTACTAGGGTCATTATTTCTGTATTCGGCTGCGGTTTTAATCGGCTTTGATTGGGCAGGAAAAGAGTTTTTCCGGCGATCGGGTGATGAGGAGGGAAAGCAATTTCTCTTTGTTTTGCTAGCGGTATTTCTAGCAGCAGTAGGCGCGCAGCTAATTGGAGTTGAAAAAATCGTCGGCGCGTTTCTTGCAGGATTAGCAGTCAATGACGTTGTTGGGGAAGGACCTGTTAAAGAGAAAGTTGTCTTTGTTGGCAGTGTACTGTTTATTCCCATCTTTTTTGTCGATTTAGGTTTGTTAATCAATATTCCGGCTTTTGTTGCCAGTATTAGTAATATTTGGCTAACGCTGGCAATTGTTATTGGTTTAATTAGCAGCAAATTTATCGCCGCTTTTCTCGCAAAGTTGATGTATCGCTACAACTGGCTAGAAACACTCACAATGTGGTCCTTGTCAGTACCGCAGGTGGGAGCGACTTTAGCTGCAACGCTAGTTGGCTATCGCGCCGGATTACTGAATGAAGGTATGCTCAATAGCGTAATTGTTTTAATGCTCGTCACAGCTACTTTAGGACCATTGCTAACGAGTCGAGTAGCAGTCGGTTTGATGACGTCTACTGTGAGTGTCACTCCAGACGCAGCAAAGCCATTGTATTTGGATACTACAGACACTGAAAAGCCTTTGACCGTGGTTGTTCCGGTCTACAATCCTGATACAGAGCAATATTTGATTGAAATGGCGGCGTTAATTGCCCGTCAAGCACAAGGGCGGCTTGTTCCACTGGCGATCGCTACTGGACCTGCCCATATGGATGCACCACAGTTGGAAAGTGCTATGGCAAAAGCTGATGCACTGTTGGATAAAGCAACTGCGCTGAGTCACGACTTGGGAGTCACTGCCGAATCTGTGCTACGGATTGACGATGCGATCGCGCTTGGCATTACGCGGGCTAGCCGCGAACAAAACGCTAATTTAATTGTTATGGGCTGGGGTAAACGCACTGGTTTTCGCGCTCGCTTGTTTGGTAATGTGATTGATAGTGTATTGTGGGCGTCGCATTGTCCGGTTGCCGTGACGCGCCTGCTCGAATCTCCTACTAAAATTCAACGCATTCTCGTTCCTGTGCAAAACTTTACGCCAGAAGCATTGCGACCGTTGCGTTTTGCCTTACTACTCGCGACAGCAATTGGAGCGCAGGTGACTTTGCTAAACGTTTGCGATCGCCGCATTAAACCTAGTAGCATTGCCTGGAATAAATCAAATATCGAGCTACTGTTGTCTAAACTTGCTTTACCGCAAGCTCCTGTTGTTGAAGTTGTCCCCCACGAAAACGTGGCACAAGCGATTACCACCGCAGCTAAAAATTATGATTTAGTTGTCTTGCGCTCGATTCAACGTCGCACGAGTGCTGGCGGCTTAGCTATTAGTGACTTGACGTCGCAGTTAGTCGCGCAACTTTCAGGGTCAATTGTCTTACTCGGAGAACCGCAAAAAAGTAATGCTGCTGTGATTCGAGAGCAATTTCTCCAACGCTCCAACCGTACAAAGTTAGAAAGATAG
- a CDS encoding CTP synthase produces MLRKIALLGEYTPTFQPHIATNAAINHSSNKLGISIEGVWVSTDDIDNSIFNTYAGIWVAPGSPYKNMDKTLWAIRYARENAVPCFGTCGGFQHQIVEYARNVLGFQDAQHAEYDPYASSLFISKLDCSLAGREMSLTFAADSLVAEIYGSRTATEQYYCNFGVNPEFVSLISSDQLKVTGSDNEGEVRVIELPTHPFFIGTLFVPQARSTAEVPHPLVTAFLKAVAVNTHYDRGQGA; encoded by the coding sequence ATGCTTAGAAAAATTGCACTGCTTGGTGAATATACGCCTACGTTTCAACCCCACATCGCAACGAACGCAGCAATCAACCACTCATCTAACAAATTAGGAATTAGTATCGAAGGAGTTTGGGTTTCGACTGATGATATAGATAATTCTATCTTCAACACTTACGCTGGAATTTGGGTCGCGCCTGGTAGTCCATATAAAAATATGGATAAAACGCTTTGGGCAATCCGCTACGCCCGTGAAAATGCTGTTCCCTGCTTTGGTACTTGTGGCGGTTTCCAGCACCAAATTGTTGAATATGCTCGCAACGTTTTAGGATTTCAGGATGCACAACACGCGGAATATGACCCGTATGCATCTAGCCTGTTTATTTCAAAGCTTGACTGTTCTTTAGCAGGGCGTGAAATGTCATTAACTTTTGCAGCAGATTCTTTAGTTGCAGAGATTTATGGTTCGCGAACGGCAACTGAGCAGTACTATTGCAATTTCGGTGTCAATCCTGAATTTGTTTCACTGATTAGTAGCGATCAGTTAAAAGTGACTGGCTCAGATAACGAAGGGGAAGTGCGTGTTATTGAGCTTCCCACGCATCCCTTTTTTATAGGAACCTTGTTTGTCCCGCAGGCACGATCGACGGCTGAAGTGCCTCACCCTTTAGTTACAGCGTTTTTGAAAGCAGTTGCAGTCAATACACACTATGACAGAGGTCAGGGTGCCTAA
- a CDS encoding UDP-glucuronic acid decarboxylase family protein translates to MRILVTGGAGFVGSHLIDRLMVEGHEVICLDNFYTGHKRNILKWLDHPYFELIRHDITEAIRLEVDQIYHLACPASPVHYQYNPVKTVKTSVMGTLNMLGLAKRVKARFLLASTSEIYGDPEVHPQTEDYRGNVNPIGIRSCYDEGKRIAETLSFDYHRQNDVDIRVARIFNTYGPRMLENDGRVVSNFVAQALRGNPLTVYGDGSQTRSFCYVSDLVEGLMRLMNNEHIGPVNLGNPDEYTILELATAVQQLVNPEAEIKFEPLPSDDPRRRRPDITRAKTWLNWEPTVPLQEGLKLTIEDFRSRIQSEQPLEASKIAK, encoded by the coding sequence ATGAGAATTTTGGTTACGGGTGGTGCTGGTTTTGTCGGTTCCCATCTTATTGATCGGTTGATGGTCGAAGGACACGAGGTCATTTGTCTTGATAACTTCTACACCGGTCACAAGCGTAATATCCTCAAATGGCTGGATCATCCTTATTTTGAATTGATTCGCCATGACATCACTGAAGCGATTCGGTTAGAAGTAGACCAGATCTATCATCTTGCTTGTCCTGCATCTCCAGTTCACTATCAGTACAATCCAGTCAAGACTGTTAAAACCAGCGTCATGGGTACGCTCAATATGCTGGGTTTAGCTAAACGAGTCAAAGCCCGCTTTTTATTAGCTTCCACATCAGAAATCTACGGCGATCCCGAAGTTCATCCGCAAACAGAGGATTACCGTGGAAACGTTAATCCCATCGGAATCCGCTCGTGCTACGACGAAGGTAAGCGAATTGCTGAAACGCTCTCGTTTGACTATCATCGCCAAAATGACGTTGATATTCGTGTGGCTCGAATCTTCAATACCTACGGTCCGCGAATGTTAGAAAACGATGGTCGAGTCGTCAGTAACTTTGTCGCGCAAGCGCTCCGAGGCAATCCCTTAACAGTGTATGGAGATGGTTCACAAACGCGTAGTTTCTGCTACGTTTCCGATCTGGTAGAAGGACTAATGCGGTTAATGAACAACGAGCATATCGGTCCTGTTAACTTGGGCAACCCAGATGAATACACAATTCTAGAGCTAGCAACTGCGGTGCAGCAGCTAGTCAATCCAGAGGCAGAAATTAAGTTTGAGCCTTTACCTTCCGACGACCCTCGCCGTCGCCGTCCTGACATTACCCGCGCCAAAACTTGGTTGAACTGGGAACCTACAGTACCACTGCAAGAGGGTTTAAAGCTCACTATAGAAGATTTTCGGTCTCGAATTCAAAGCGAGCAACCACTCGAAGCTAGCAAGATAGCAAAGTAG
- a CDS encoding DUF3155 domain-containing protein: MARRRKRKSRRRQEGRRILEHVAQFSIESGEDKPVTAARKFIQAEGILPPALLLVKRNEHTTDRYFWAEKGLFGAQYVEENHFLFPSLRTLESPEQDSLAVRK, translated from the coding sequence TTGGCAAGGAGACGGAAGCGCAAAAGTCGTCGTCGCCAAGAAGGACGCCGAATCCTCGAACACGTTGCCCAATTTAGCATCGAAAGTGGTGAAGATAAACCTGTGACAGCCGCGCGAAAATTCATTCAAGCGGAGGGGATTTTACCACCGGCGCTGCTACTAGTAAAACGGAACGAACATACGACAGACCGTTATTTTTGGGCAGAAAAAGGTCTATTCGGGGCACAATACGTGGAAGAGAACCATTTTTTGTTTCCCAGTTTGAGAACGTTAGAATCTCCAGAACAAGACAGCCTAGCTGTTCGCAAATGA
- a CDS encoding sensor histidine kinase KdpD, with amino-acid sequence MSASSELVALCRSQVALLTQSLGASLSVVYLTEELREEGESQTKLIPIVVYPETAAWQAATALTLVPKLKNSLLPLLSDTQSFAPSDAVFPHMSDTDRTEDTAAHDYNLLPSTQIVLPLMHDNIFMGLLVTNREHKPWNERERHEIEHVAQTLALARVLDKRREWYEQQLTQQQSLMQTQRDLLDNLLHQLRNPLTALRTFGKLLIKRFVPGDTNRKVAENIVRESDRIQELLKQFDRIIELTPQTEPDPEKSLSVTPLVLERTVEPVTKPLVLLPNVGENIEPCSVVDILEPLLASANAIAQERNLNVQSDIPADLPLVYANRVALREVFSNLLDNALKYTPAGGQIYIQVEPKEDFQGIAISDTGPGIPAQDLEHMFERHYRGVQAASQIPGTGLGLAIAKDLVEQMQGRIQVFSPAKHFTHSAVNNPGTTFVVWLPVIKKSG; translated from the coding sequence ATGTCTGCCAGTTCTGAGTTAGTTGCGCTATGTCGATCGCAGGTTGCTTTACTCACCCAAAGTTTAGGAGCATCCTTAAGTGTTGTGTACCTAACCGAAGAACTGCGAGAAGAAGGGGAATCACAAACAAAGTTAATTCCGATAGTTGTTTATCCAGAAACAGCTGCTTGGCAAGCGGCAACAGCTTTAACACTTGTCCCAAAACTTAAGAATAGTTTACTACCGCTGCTATCTGATACACAAAGCTTTGCACCATCAGACGCTGTATTTCCACATATGTCAGATACAGATCGCACAGAAGATACAGCGGCGCATGACTACAATTTGTTACCTAGCACGCAAATTGTTTTGCCCTTGATGCATGACAACATTTTCATGGGGTTGCTCGTGACAAATCGAGAGCATAAACCCTGGAATGAACGCGAACGTCATGAAATTGAACACGTTGCGCAAACACTGGCACTAGCAAGAGTACTCGACAAACGTCGCGAGTGGTACGAACAGCAGCTTACTCAACAGCAATCTTTGATGCAGACGCAACGCGATTTGCTCGATAACTTATTGCATCAGTTGCGTAACCCGTTAACAGCGTTGCGGACATTTGGCAAACTTTTAATTAAGCGCTTTGTTCCAGGTGATACAAATCGTAAAGTGGCAGAAAATATCGTCAGAGAAAGCGATCGCATCCAAGAATTACTCAAACAATTTGACCGAATTATTGAGCTAACGCCACAAACCGAACCTGATCCCGAAAAGTCTTTGTCGGTCACTCCTTTGGTTCTAGAAAGAACAGTTGAACCAGTCACAAAACCTTTAGTGCTTTTACCAAATGTTGGCGAAAATATAGAACCATGTTCGGTTGTTGATATTCTCGAACCGCTGCTAGCTAGCGCTAATGCGATCGCGCAAGAACGTAATTTAAATGTTCAGTCAGACATTCCTGCCGATTTGCCCTTAGTCTATGCTAATCGCGTAGCTTTAAGAGAAGTCTTCAGTAATCTACTCGATAACGCTTTAAAGTACACGCCAGCTGGAGGACAAATTTATATTCAAGTGGAACCAAAAGAAGATTTTCAAGGTATTGCGATCAGTGATACTGGTCCAGGAATTCCAGCGCAAGATTTAGAGCATATGTTTGAGCGACATTATCGGGGTGTGCAAGCCGCATCACAAATTCCTGGCACAGGTTTGGGACTTGCGATCGCGAAAGATTTAGTCGAACAAATGCAAGGTAGAATTCAAGTTTTCAGCCCCGCCAAGCACTTTACTCACTCAGCCGTTAATAATCCTGGAACGACATTTGTTGTCTGGCTACCAGTAATAAAAAAAAGCGGTTAG
- a CDS encoding GNAT family N-acetyltransferase, giving the protein MMIVRDATHNDIPAIAKVHVDTWRTTYRRIVSAEHLANLSYERRANAWYDIFNQASEDGNFTYVAENESGEIVGFANGGAECTGDPIYKGELTAIYIRQSYQRKGCGAQALNQC; this is encoded by the coding sequence ATGATGATAGTTCGAGATGCCACCCACAACGATATTCCTGCTATTGCCAAAGTTCATGTAGATACTTGGCGAACAACCTATCGAAGGATTGTGTCAGCCGAGCATTTGGCGAACCTGTCATATGAGCGCAGAGCAAACGCTTGGTATGATATCTTCAACCAAGCCTCAGAAGACGGTAACTTTACTTATGTTGCTGAGAATGAATCTGGCGAGATTGTCGGCTTTGCCAATGGAGGAGCAGAGTGTACAGGCGATCCAATATACAAGGGTGAATTGACTGCCATTTACATTCGACAAAGCTATCAGCGAAAAGGTTGCGGCGCTCAGGCATTAAATCAATGTTAG
- a CDS encoding HAS-barrel domain-containing protein: MRLPLPQFATGDRAPNHIAEVIETSTTEFLAQCLEPEDLSFPVMPPFGSWVKSVDEESGNQVYAVVYYATTMPIDSIHRARALGLSLQDLREQQPQIFAMLKTEFRAAIVGFERPIAARSQQRFYQYLPPRPPQIHQAVYHCEPQTIVAFSEQLDFLRTLLQVNGAPVEALTAAAIREVYQLRKADREWLVKAGRTLSVLLKDDYDRLKVVLSQIHP, translated from the coding sequence ATGCGCCTTCCTTTACCACAATTTGCCACAGGCGATCGCGCTCCGAATCATATTGCTGAGGTGATTGAAACCTCAACAACCGAATTTTTGGCGCAGTGTCTAGAACCCGAAGACTTGAGCTTTCCTGTCATGCCGCCGTTTGGCAGTTGGGTAAAATCTGTTGATGAAGAATCGGGTAATCAAGTCTACGCGGTAGTGTATTATGCCACAACGATGCCGATTGACTCGATTCATCGCGCAAGAGCATTAGGTTTATCGTTACAAGACTTGCGCGAACAACAACCGCAAATCTTCGCAATGCTCAAGACAGAGTTTAGAGCGGCGATCGTGGGATTTGAGCGACCAATTGCGGCGCGATCGCAACAACGTTTTTATCAGTATTTACCACCCCGCCCACCGCAGATCCATCAAGCTGTTTATCATTGCGAACCTCAAACGATTGTTGCTTTTTCCGAACAGTTAGATTTTTTAAGAACTTTGCTGCAAGTTAACGGTGCGCCCGTAGAAGCGCTGACAGCTGCGGCGATTCGTGAAGTTTACCAATTACGCAAAGCTGACCGCGAATGGTTAGTCAAGGCGGGGAGAACTTTAAGTGTATTACTCAAGGATGACTACGACCGCTTGAAAGTCGTTCTCAGCCAAATCCATCCATAA
- a CDS encoding S-layer homology domain-containing protein yields MSTFKHWQSGTAGLMALGITIGAVAPLVTPAPSFAQASTFADVPANYWATPFIAELASRNIIAGFPDNSFRPEEPVTRAQFAAMVSRAFPRAGQRPAVQFTDVPSNFWGAAAIQQAYTTGFLAGYPGNRFEPNQNIPREQVLVSLANGLNYTATNDVNSVLSQFYADANAVSSYARAPIAAATERRIVVNYPNVQFLNPTQTATRADVAAFIYQALASAGQVAAVNSPYVVGQAQQPTAPATVTIPSGTSLPVRYDQAERILVTREETAPLTLTVAQNIITRDGTVLIPSGSQVVGELRPAEGGSQFVARELVLASGQRYQFDATSEVITRTERVRRGANAGRIVRNAALGAAAAAAISAVTGDRAIATEEVLGGAGVGALLGLFLGRDSVDLVAIDPETDLQVTLGSDLVLTPGATQQQPQ; encoded by the coding sequence ATGTCTACTTTCAAGCACTGGCAATCGGGAACCGCTGGACTAATGGCTTTGGGGATAACCATTGGTGCCGTTGCTCCGCTTGTAACACCTGCGCCATCGTTTGCGCAAGCGTCTACTTTTGCTGATGTTCCAGCTAACTATTGGGCGACTCCCTTTATTGCAGAACTCGCCAGCAGAAACATTATTGCTGGGTTTCCTGATAATAGTTTCCGACCAGAAGAGCCAGTGACACGCGCTCAATTTGCGGCGATGGTGAGTCGGGCTTTTCCACGCGCAGGGCAAAGACCCGCAGTACAATTCACCGACGTACCATCAAACTTTTGGGGTGCAGCAGCGATTCAGCAAGCTTACACAACGGGCTTTCTAGCAGGCTATCCTGGCAATCGTTTTGAACCGAATCAAAATATTCCCCGCGAGCAAGTTTTAGTTTCGCTGGCTAACGGTCTTAACTACACTGCAACTAACGACGTTAACAGCGTCTTAAGTCAATTTTATGCTGACGCGAACGCTGTTTCTAGCTACGCTCGCGCGCCGATCGCTGCCGCAACTGAGCGCCGGATTGTCGTAAATTATCCGAATGTTCAGTTTCTCAATCCAACACAAACGGCAACACGTGCAGATGTTGCAGCATTCATTTACCAAGCTTTAGCAAGTGCAGGGCAAGTCGCCGCAGTGAATTCACCGTATGTTGTCGGGCAAGCACAGCAACCAACAGCACCCGCAACTGTTACAATTCCTAGCGGCACAAGTCTTCCAGTACGCTACGACCAAGCCGAAAGAATTTTAGTCACGCGCGAAGAAACTGCGCCTTTAACGCTGACAGTCGCACAGAACATTATTACGCGCGATGGTACAGTATTGATTCCTTCGGGTAGCCAAGTTGTTGGCGAACTGCGACCAGCGGAAGGAGGTTCGCAATTTGTTGCCCGCGAGTTAGTCTTGGCTAGCGGTCAGCGTTATCAGTTTGATGCGACTTCAGAAGTGATTACTCGTACTGAACGCGTGCGTCGCGGCGCGAATGCAGGTCGAATTGTGCGCAATGCGGCATTAGGTGCTGCTGCTGCTGCTGCCATTTCTGCGGTCACTGGAGACCGCGCGATCGCAACTGAAGAAGTTCTTGGCGGTGCTGGTGTTGGTGCTTTACTCGGCTTATTCTTAGGTAGAGACAGCGTTGACCTTGTTGCGATCGATCCGGAAACCGACTTACAAGTAACACTCGGGTCGGATTTAGTGTTGACTCCTGGTGCTACACAGCAACAACCACAGTAA
- a CDS encoding NAD(P)H dehydrogenase subunit NdhS, whose amino-acid sequence MILPGTAVRVTNPNDTYYRFQGLVQRVSDGKAAVLFEGGNWDKLVTFNLSELEPVETGRKKAK is encoded by the coding sequence ATGATTCTGCCTGGAACTGCTGTACGCGTCACAAATCCCAACGATACTTACTACCGTTTTCAAGGGCTAGTCCAGCGCGTGAGTGATGGTAAAGCGGCGGTGCTGTTTGAGGGAGGTAACTGGGATAAGCTAGTTACTTTCAACCTCTCAGAACTCGAACCTGTAGAAACTGGACGCAAAAAAGCTAAATAA
- a CDS encoding UDP-glucose/GDP-mannose dehydrogenase family protein codes for MRVCVIGTGYVGLVTGACLAHIGHDVICVDNNEEKVKLMKAGQSPIFEPGLSEIMQSAIAAKKIEFTTDLGAGVNHGEILFIAVGTPPLPTGESDTRYVEAVARGIGAHLNGGYKVIVNKSTVPIGSGDWVRMLVLDGIAERQTEKVPVAAGNVKEEFPPTQIAEFDIVSNPEFLREGSAVYDTFNPDRIVLGSNNPKAIAMMQELYTPIVERQFAEEKSLPPVPIVVTDLSSAEMIKYAANAFLATKISFINEVANICDRVGADVTQVAKGIGLDSRIGNKFLQAGIGWGGSCFPKDVSALIHTADDYGYEAHLLKAAVSVNQRQRLIGVEKLQQVLKILKGKTVGLLGLTFKPDTDDMRDAPALNLIEHLNRLGTKVKAYDPIVSQSGMRHGLSGVMVETDPERLADGCDALVLVTDWKQFQNLDYEKMASLMNNPVMIDGRNFLDREKLQQAGFYYVGVGR; via the coding sequence ATGCGTGTTTGCGTAATTGGTACTGGATACGTCGGCTTAGTGACTGGTGCTTGCCTAGCTCATATTGGGCATGACGTCATCTGTGTCGATAATAACGAAGAAAAAGTTAAGTTGATGAAAGCCGGACAGTCACCGATTTTTGAACCAGGACTGTCAGAAATTATGCAGTCGGCGATCGCGGCAAAAAAAATTGAGTTCACAACCGATTTGGGCGCAGGTGTGAACCACGGAGAAATTCTCTTTATTGCTGTGGGAACACCTCCCTTACCAACCGGCGAAAGCGACACCCGCTATGTAGAAGCAGTAGCTCGTGGAATCGGCGCGCATCTCAACGGTGGCTACAAAGTAATCGTCAACAAATCGACAGTACCAATTGGTTCGGGTGACTGGGTGCGCATGCTCGTACTCGATGGCATTGCCGAACGCCAAACCGAAAAAGTTCCTGTTGCTGCGGGTAATGTTAAAGAAGAGTTTCCCCCAACACAAATAGCTGAGTTTGATATCGTCAGCAACCCAGAGTTTCTGCGCGAAGGATCAGCAGTTTATGACACCTTTAACCCCGATCGCATTGTACTCGGTAGCAATAATCCGAAAGCGATCGCGATGATGCAGGAACTGTACACCCCAATTGTCGAGCGCCAGTTTGCTGAAGAGAAGTCGCTCCCACCAGTGCCAATCGTGGTGACTGATCTCAGTTCGGCGGAGATGATCAAGTACGCAGCGAATGCATTCTTGGCAACTAAAATTAGTTTTATCAACGAAGTCGCGAATATTTGCGATCGCGTTGGTGCGGATGTCACGCAAGTTGCTAAAGGTATTGGGCTTGACTCGCGCATTGGTAATAAATTCCTACAAGCTGGTATCGGTTGGGGTGGTTCCTGTTTCCCGAAAGATGTCTCAGCCTTAATTCATACTGCGGATGACTATGGCTATGAAGCGCACCTGCTTAAAGCTGCTGTCAGCGTCAATCAGCGCCAACGGTTGATTGGAGTTGAAAAACTCCAACAGGTTCTCAAAATCCTTAAGGGTAAAACCGTCGGCTTACTCGGCTTAACCTTTAAACCGGATACCGATGATATGCGCGATGCACCAGCACTCAACTTAATCGAGCATCTCAATCGTCTAGGAACCAAAGTCAAAGCCTACGATCCCATTGTGTCCCAAAGCGGAATGCGTCATGGTCTTTCTGGCGTAATGGTTGAAACCGACCCTGAGCGCCTTGCAGATGGTTGTGATGCTTTAGTTTTAGTGACCGACTGGAAACAGTTCCAAAATCTCGATTACGAGAAAATGGCAAGCTTGATGAACAATCCTGTCATGATTGATGGTCGTAACTTCCTCGATCGTGAAAAATTACAGCAAGCTGGATTCTACTATGTTGGTGTAGGACGGTAG